A region from the Pithys albifrons albifrons isolate INPA30051 chromosome Z, PitAlb_v1, whole genome shotgun sequence genome encodes:
- the LOC139684687 gene encoding fructose-1,6-bisphosphatase 1, protein MTDRSAFDTNVITMTRFVMEEGRRAKGTGEFTQLLNSLCTAIKAISTAVRKAGIANLYGIAGSTNVTGDQVKKLDILSNDLVINMLKSSFSTCVIVSEENKDAVIVETEKQGKYIVCIDPLDGSSNIDCLVSIGTIFAVYRKVSPDEPSGKDALQPGRNLVAAGYALYGSATMLVLATSAGGVNCFMLDPAIGEFILVERDVKIKKKGNIYSLNEGYAKYFDPAVTEYLKKKKFPEDGSSPYGGRYIGSMVADVHRTLVYGGIFLYPANSKSPKGKLRLLYECNPMAFVIEKAGGIATTGHQAILDIVPEDIHQRVPIVLGSPDDVKEYLEIVKKHSNK, encoded by the exons ATGACGGACCGCTCCGCCTTCGATACCAATGTCATCACCATGACCCGCTTCGTGATGGAGGAGGGCAGGCGGGCGAAAGGCACCGGGGAGTTCACGCAGCTACTCAACTCGCTCTGCACGGCCATCAAAGCCATCTCCACCGCCGTCCGCAAAGCGGGCATTGCCAACCT TTATGGAATCGCGGGGTCTACCAATGTGACAGGAGATCAAGTAAAAAAGTTGGATATTCTTTCCAATGACCTGGTGATTAACATGCTCAAGTCATCCTTCAGCACATGTGTTATTGtgtcagaagaaaacaaagatgctGTGATAGTGGAAACTGAAAAACAG gGTAAATACATAGTCTGCATAGACCCTCTAGATGGTTCTTCAAACATTGACTGTCTTGTTTCCATTGGGACCATCTTTGCAGTCTATAGAAAG GTGTCTCCTGATGAACCTTCTGGGAAAGATGCTTTACAGCCTGGGCGTAATCTTGTGGCAGCTGGTTATGCTCTCTATGGGAGTGCCACAATGCTGGTACTGGCCACTTCTGCTGGAGGTGTCAACTGTTTCATGTTGGATCCG GCGATTGGAGAATTCATTTTGGTGGAAAGggatgtgaaaataaaaaagaagggaaacatCTACAGCCTCAATGAAGGCTATGCTAAATATTTTGATCCTGCAGTCACAGAGtatctcaaaaagaaaaaattccctGAG GATGGCAGTTCACCATATGGTGGGAGGTACATAGGATCTATGGTGGCTGATGTGCATCGCACACTGGTGTATGGAGGAATCTTTCTGTATCCTGCTAACTCCAAGAGTCCCAAAGGAAAG CTGAGACTGCTCTATGAATGCAATCCTATGGCTTTTGTTATTGAGAAGGCTGGGGGAATAGCAACAACTGGGCATCAAGCAATATTAGATATAGTGCCTGAGGATATCCACCAAAGAGTGCCTATTGTCTTGGGATCTCCTGATGATGTGAAGGAGTACCTTGAGATAGTCAAGAAGCATTCAAACAAGTAA